The genomic window GGAAACGATACTCTTCCCCTTGGTCCGCCCGGAGTAACGTCTGCCGAGAGTAACGGCTCTGCAATTATCTACCCCCGCCATTGACGGGTGATGCGCCCCTGGCGTTATTGTCTTCCCATTGCTGGGGAGAGAACCTGTGTTCGGGAGGATAACGGCGCGTGGCCAAGCAGATCATTCACAAGCTGGTCGATGACATCGATGGTGTCGACGCCGACGAGACCGTGAAGTTTGCGCTCGACGGCATTCAGTACGAGATCGACCTCTCGGAGAAGAACGCCGCTAAATTGCGGGAGGTCTTCGAGCCCTACCAGAAGGCCGGCACGAAGGTCGCCCGGGGCGGTGTCGTCGTCGGTGGTCGTGCGGCGCGCGGTCGCGGCGGCGCGACTGCCGACCGGGAGCAGAACAAGGCGATCCGGGAGTGGGCCAAGAAGGCCGGTAAGGACATCTCCGACCGGGGTCGTATCCCGCAGGAGATCGTGGACGAGTTCCACTCGAAGGGCCCCGGCCGGGGCTGACAACCCGGCACGACTCCACGGAGAGGGCGTGCCGACCGAGTCGGCTGCGAACAGCAGCCGTCCTGGTCGGTGCGCCCTCTCCGCGTTTGGCCACCCGGTCCGGCCTGTTCTCACTACGGTTATCCACAGGAGCGGACAGCGTTGTCCACAGGCTGTGGATCGGCAGGATTTCGCTGTACGCGTACACGTTCGGGTGGGGGAACAGCCGCTGAGCGTGCGAAGTTGGCTAAATCAACGTTGCGGATCGTTTCGAGGGGCAGCGAGGGCCCAGCGGAGAGCTTCAGCGGCGATAGAGTTACAGCACGGGCATCACCGATGCCCGTGCGCTGGCCCCGCCAGTTCAGTTGGCGCACGGCACGTGAGGAGCACGAGGGCATGTTCGAGCGGTTCACCGACCGAGCGCGACGGGTTGTCGTCCTGGCCCAAGAAGAGGCCCGGATGCTCAACCACAACTACATCGGGACAGAGCACATCCTGCTCGGCCTGATCCATGAGGGCGAGGGTGTCGCCGCCAAGGCTCTGGAGAGCCTGGGCATCTCCCTCGAGGGTGTCCGCCAGCAGGTCGAGGAGATCATCGGCCAGGGGCAGCAGGCACCGAGCGGGCACATCCCGTTCACGCCACGCGCCAAGAAGGTGCTGGAGCTGTCCCTGCGGGAGGCGCTTCAGCTCGGCCACAACTACATCGGCACCGAGCACATCCTGCTCGGCCTGATCCGCGAGGGCGAGGGCGTCGCCGCCCAGGTGCTGGTCAAGCTCGGCGCCGACCTCAACCGGGTCCGCCAGCAGGTCATCCAGCTGCTCTCCGGCTACCAGGGCAAGGAGCCGGCCGCCGCCGGCACCGCGACCGGCGAGGCCGCACCGTCCACGTCGCTCGTGCTGGACCAGTTCGGCCGCAACCTGACCCAGGCCGCCCGCGAGGGCAAGCTCGACCCGGTCATCGGCCGGGAGAAGGAAATCGAGCGGGTCATGCAGGTGCTGTCCCGGCGCACCAAGAACAACCCGGTGCTGATCGGCGAGCCCGGTGTCGGCAAGACCGCCGTGGTGGAGGGGCTGGCGCAGTCCATCATCAAGGGCGAGGTGCCCGAGACGCTGAAGGACAAGCAGCTCTACACCCTCGACCTGGGTGCTCTGGTCGCCGGTTCGCGTTACCGCGGTGACTTCGAGGAGCGCCTGAAGAAGGTGCTCAAGGAGATCCGCACCCGCGGCGACATCATCCTGTTCATCGACGAGATCCACACGCTCGTCGGTGCGGGTGCCGCCGAGGGCGCGATCGACGCCGCCTCGATCCTGAAGCCCATGCTCGCGCGTGGTGAGCTCCAGACCATCGGCGCGACCACTCTGGACGAGTACCGCAAGCACCTCGAGAAGGACGCCGCCCTCGAGCGCCGCTTCCAGCCGATCCAGGTCGGCGAGCCGTCCCTCGCGCACACCATCGAGATCCTCAAGGGCCTCCGCGACCGTTACGAGGCGCACCACCGGATCAGCATCACCGACGCCGCGCTGGTGGCGGCGGCGACGCTGGCCGACCGATACATCTCGGACCGCTTCCTGCCGGACAAGGCGATCGACCTGATCGACGAGGCCGGGGCACGGATGCGCATCCGCCGGATGACCGCGCCGCCGGACCTCCGTGACTTCGACGAGCGCATCGCGCAGGTGCGCCGCGACAAGGAGTCCGCGATCGACGCGCAGGACTTCGAGCGCGCCGCTCAGCTCCGTGACAAGGAGAAGACCCTGCTGGGCCAGAAGGCGCAGCGGGAGAAGGAGTGGAAGGCCGGCGACCTGGACGTGGTGTCCGAGGTCGACGACGAGCAGATCGCCGAGGTCCTGGGCAACTGGACCGGCATCCCGGTCTACAAGCTGACCGAGGAGGAGACCTCCCGCCTGCTGCGCATGGAGGACGAGCTGCACAAGCGCGTCATCGGCCAGGAGGACGCGGTCCAGGCCGTCTCCAAGGCGATCCGGCGGACCCGGGCCGGTCTGAAGGACCCGAAGCGCCCCAGCGGCTCGTTCATCTTCGCCGGCCCGTCCGGTGTCGGTAAGACCGAGCTGTCCAAGGCCCTCGCGGAGTTCCTGTTCGGTTCCGAGGACGCGCTGATCCAGCTCGACATGTCCGAGTTCCACGACCGCTACACGGTGTCCCGCCTGGTCGGTGCTCCTCCCGGTTACGTCGGTTACGACGAGGGTGGCCAGCTGACCGAGAAGGTCCGCCGCAAGCCGTTCTCCGTGGTCCTGTTCGACGAGATCGAGAAGGCCCACCCGGACGTCTTCAACACGCTGCTGCAGATCCTGGAAGACGGTCGCCTGACCGACGGCCAGGGCCGGATCGTGGACTTCAAGAACACGGTCATCATCCTCACGACCAACCTCGGCACACGTGACGTGGCCAAGGCCGTGTCGCTGGGCTTCCAGGCCTCCGAGGCCGAGGAGTCGTCGTACGAGCGGATGAAGATCAAGGTCAACGATGAGCTGAAGCAGCACTTCCGCCCCGAGTTCCTGAACCGTATCGACGACACGATCGTCTTCCACCAGCTGCGTGAGAAGGAGATCCTCCAGATCGTCGACATCTTCACCGCCCGCATCGAGGGGCAGCTGAAGAACAAGGACATGGGCCTGGAGCTGACCGACAACGCGAAGCGGTACCTGGCGGCCAAGGGCTTCGACCCGGTCCTCGGCGCCCGTCCGCTGCGCCGGACCATCCAGCGTGAGCTGGAGGACACCCTGTCCGAGCAGATCCTCTTCAACGAGCTGCGCCCCGGCCAGATCGTCGTCGTCGACTGCGAGGGCGACCCGGCGAAGTTCGAGAAGTCCAAGCTGGTCTTCAACGGCTCCGAAAAGGGCGCCGAGGTGCCCGACGCGGTGCCAGCCGACCTCGCGGTGCCGACCACCGAGGAGTAGGCAAGACCCTGACGAACAGCCCGGCCGCGTCTCGCGACCGGGCTGTTCGCATGGGGACTACCTTCCCGCCCCTCCACCCTCGGCTGTCACCCGCGCCCCGCGCCCGCCACACCCGCACGCCCGCCGCGCCCGCACCCTTGCGCCCGCCCACCACCTCCTTGCGTCTACGGCCCTGTGCCTAGTGCTCGCCGTCCTTGCACCCACCGCCTTGCGCTCGTGACCCTTGCGCCTCGCGATGCCGCGCCTGGCACCGCGCTCCGCGTCTCGTGCCGCTTGACTTTCCCTGCCCTGCTCGCCCTTCCCCCGGCCCTTACTCGTCACTCCCATTCGGCGGGGTCGTGGAAATGCGGTCGCGGGCAGCGGTCGGCAGGACTGATCATGTGGGCCATGCAGAGGCAGATCAGGGCCGTTTTCGATGACGAGACCGTCACCGTTTATCAGGCCTATTCGCCGGCCATTGCGGTGCCGGCGGCTCGGGCGGGGCGGTTCGTGCCGCCGTTCAAGCAGGACCGGATGACGTGGATCAAGCCGTCGTTCTTGTGGATGATGTACCGCTGCGGGTGGGCTACCAAAGAAGGCCAGGAGCACGTGCTCGCGGTGTCGATCACCCGGGTGGGGTTCGAGTGGGCGCTGGGCAATGCGGTTCTCAGCCACTACGAGCGTGGGGTTCACCCGGATCGGGTCACCTGGCAGCGGCAGCTCAAAAGGGCACCGGCTCGGGTGCAGTGGGATCCGGAGCGGGACCTGCGGCTGCGGGAGTTGCCCTACCGGTCGCTGCAGTTGGGGCTGGGCGGGGCGGCGGTGCCCCGCTACGTCGACGAGTGGATCACCGGGATCACCGACGTGACCGGACTGGTCCGGGAGATCCGCGGGCTTCTGGACGCAGATGACGAGGACGCCGCGAGCGCCCTGCTGCCGGTCGAGCGCCCCTATCCGCTGCCGGCGGAGATCGCCGCCCACCTCAGGGCCACCAGCGACTGACTCCGGGCCGCCGCAGGGCGACTTCCGAGCCACTTGCGGGGCCTGCCCGCATCAGAGAGCCGTGCGGAGTTAGAGCTGGGCCCGCCTCAGGGCCGTGTGACATTAGGGCCCTGAGGCGGCCCGGCCCGGCTTGCCCGGCCTGCTCTGCCCGGCTTGCCCGGCCTGCTCTGCCCGGCCTGCCCGGCCCGGCGGCAACGCGTGTTGTCGGGGCCGAGCGGGGCCGACCCGCGTCAGGGCTGTGTGGTGAGTTCGGGTGCGAATCGAACCCGAACTCACCACGCAGAAGGGCGTGCGCTGTGGGGGCGGGACCGCGGGCGGTGAGTGGCGCATTCGGCCCGGCGGGCGCGGGTCGGTCTTGGCCGTCGCCTGCCTTGCGGGGTGGGGGCGGGACCGTTGGGTGGGGCGTACTAGAAAAGGGTTTGGATCTCGCCCTTCGGCGCGTCGCCGGCCAGCACGAAATCGTCGGCGCCCAGGGTTTCGATCAGGCCGTCCTCGACCATGCCGGCTAGCGCGCGGGTCCGCTGTACCTCGTCCTGCCAGACCATGTCGAGGCGTTGGCGGGGGACCGGGCCGGTGGTGTGCCGCAGTACCTCCAGGAGCAGGCCGCGGACCTGCCGGTCGGTGCCCGCGTAGCGCTGCGGTTTGCGACTGGGGCCCTCGGGCAGCGGCTGGCCGGTGAGTCGCCACGCGCACACCTGGTGGAACGGGCAGTCGACGCATCGGGGGGAGCGGGCGGTGCAGACGATGGCGCCGAGTTCCATGAAGGCGATGCTGGCGCGGGCCGCGGTGGGCGCGTCCGGTGGCAGCAGGGCTTCCATGGCGACCAGGTCGGCGGTGGTGGTCGCCGGTCCCGCGTCGGGTTTGCCTTCGACGGCGCGGCAGACGACCCGCCGCACGTTGGTGTCGACGACCGGGTGCCGCTGGCCGTAGGCGAACGTCGCCACCGCCCGCCCGGTGTACGTCCCGACGCCCGGCAGCGCGAGCAGCTCGTCCAGGTCGGAGGGGACCCGGCCGCCGTGGCGTTCGACGATCGCGACCGCGCAGGCGTGCAGGCGCATCGCCCGGCGCGGGTATCCGAGCCGTCCCCACATCCGGATCGCCTCCGACGGCGGATCGTCGGCGAGCGCGGCCGGGACGGGCCAGCGGGTCATCCAGGAGCGCCAGGCGGGTTCGACGCGCACGACCGGGGTCTGTTGCAGCATCACCTCGCTGACCAGTACTCCCCAGGGGGTGGTGTCCGGCTGCCGCCAGGGCAGATCGCGGGCGTTTGCGGCGTACCACGTGATGGCTTCGTCGGCGAGAGTCATAGCCCGTTCACTGTAGGCGGGTGCGCGGATCCACTGACTAACGACCGGTGCGTGAGTTGGTGTCGCATAACCGGCGTGCCGTGCACATAGCGATGGGCATGCGGGTCTAACGTAAGCGCCATCATGCGTGCGACGGTTGGTCCCCTCCCTTCCGCTGTCTACTGGCGGCGGCGTCTGGTCGTGCTGGGCGCGGTGCTGCTCGGCGTCATCGTGCTGTTCGTCTCCTGTTCTGGCGGGGACGAATCGGAGCCGAAGAAGACGGCCGGTTACCCGACTCCGGCTGCCGGAAATCCGTCGGCGACGCCTTCCCTGGAGGAGAGCGCGCCCGGTGTCGGCCCCGCGTTGCCGGACCCGGCCGACATCAAGTCGGAGAAGCCCGACGAGGACGACGTGCTGCCCGGGCCCGCGTCTCCGGCCGTCACCTTCCCGGCCGACAACGGCACCGGTACTGGCACTGGCACCGGTACTGGCACCACGTGCGCGGACGCTGAGCTTCAGCTCACACCCGTGCCGGCTGACACGTCGCCGCTGCGGGGCGCTCCGACCGACATCCAGATCAGGATCAAGAACGTCGGCGGCCGCACCTGCACCCGGGACCTGGGTTCCAGCGCGCAGGAGCTCTACATCGAGCAGGGTGCGCAGAAGTTCTGGTCCTCCGACCAGTGCACCACCAACTCGGAGAACGAGGTCGTCAGCCTGGCTGCCGGGGCCGAGAAGTTCTTCAAGATCACTTGGAACGGCCGCTCGTCCACCCAGTGTGCCGACAACGCGCCGTCCGGGCCATCGTTGTCGACCGGGCCGTACGCACTGCGCGCCCGCCTGGACACCAAGGTCAGCGACCCGGTCGTGCTGACCGTCGTCGACTGAGTTGGTCGCGGCACTCGAGCTCCACCTGGACGTCGACACGACACGCCGGATCCGAACCCTCTGGCGTGCCCTCGACGCCGAAGGCATCCCGTCCCTCGGCTCCCTGCACCAGAAACACCGCCCGCACCTCTCGCTGGCCGCCGCCCACCGCATCGACCCGGAAGCGGTCGCCGCCGCCCTGGCCGGTTTCCCGGTCGGCCGAGGCCTGAGCGTGAGCTTCGACTTCGTCGGCCAGTTCGTCGGCCGGGTCCTGTGGCTGGGCGTGACGATGACCCCGGAGTTGCTCGATCACCACCGCGAGGTCCACGACCGCCTGGCCGCGGGCGGCGTCGAGATCTGGGAGCACTACCGCCCCGGCCGCTGGGTACCTCACTGCACGATCTCGCTACGCGTGCCCAACCCGGTGATGGCTCCCGCGATCCGCCGCTGCCTGGAGTACCTCCCGATCCGCGCCACGATCACCGGAGCCGCGGTCGCCGACCACGTCAACGACATAGATCAACCCCTCTGAATTCTGTACGCCCGTCAACAGCCCCGCCCCCACCCCGCAAGGCAGGCGCCCTTCCGGGCCGACCCGCGACCGCCGGGCCGAATGCGGTGGTGCCGGAAAAATCCCCCGCGGCCCGGCCGCCTGCCCCGCCCGGCCGCCGACGGCCCGCCCCGCCGCTCCTTCTCACCTCCGCCTCGAATGCGGTGGTGGCGGAAGTCAGAGGTGAGCCCGTTCGCCCTGCGGCCCGAACAGGGTGAGCAATTCCGCCGGCTGACTGTCCGCGCTGCCGATCCAGTGCGGCAGCCGGGTGTCGAACTCGGCGGCCTCACCCGGCCCCAACTCGAACTCCTGGTCCGCGAGCACAAAACGAACCCGCCCGTTGAGCACGTAGAACCACTCGTACCCCTCATGGGTCTGCGGCGCCAGAGCGGATGCCTGCCCCACCGGCGGATAGATCACCTTGTAGGCCTGCACACCACCGGGCCGACGGGTCAGCGGCACCACGGTCATCCCGGCCCGCCGAACCGGCCGCAGGTGAATGCGGGGGTCACCGGTCGGCGGCGCGGCCACCAGATCGTCGAGCGGCACCTCATGCGCCCGGGCCAGCGGCAGAAGCTGCTCCAGAGTCGGGCGCAGCTTCCCGTTCTCCAGCCGTGACAGGGTGCTCGCCGTCAGATTGGTCTCAGCCGCCAGTTCCGCCAGGGTGATGCCCCGAGCTTGCCGGAGCGCCCGTAGCCGAGACCCGACCCCGGCGAGAACATCCTCTTCCACACTGCCCATCAACTCATCATGCGGATCCGCAACTTTTCTTGCAAGACGGCGACGAGCGGGTTGATGCTGGCGCCATGGTCACCGAAGCCGAACAGTTCTGGGACGACCACTACCGCTCCCGCCGCACCTGGGGCGGCCGTCCCAATCCATTGCTGGCCGAGGTCGCCGCCCCGCTGACCCCCGGTTCCGCCCTGGACCTGGGCTGCGGCCCCGGCGGCGACACCATCTGGTTGGCCCAGCAAGGCTGGCAGGTAACCGCTGTAGACATTTCCAGAACCGCCATCGAGGGCATCCGTTCGCACGCCACTTCCCTCGGCCTCGGCGGCCGGGTGACGGCCGACCCGCACGACCTCGGCGAGAGCTTCCCGGCCGGGACGTTCGATCTGATCTCCGCGCAATACCTGCACACCCCGATCGACCTGGACCGCGGACGGCTGCTGCGGCAGGCCGCCCGATCGTTGCGTCCCGGCGGCCTGCTGCTGATCGTGGACCACGGTTCCATCGCTCCCTGGTCCTGGAACCAGGACCCGGACACCCACTTCCCGACCCCCACCGAGGTAGCCGCCGAGATCGCCCTGGACCCCACCGAATGGCCCGCACTTCGCGCCGACATGCCCCGCCGCCAGGCCACCGGCCCCGGCGGCCAGTCCGCCCTGGTCACCGACAACGTGCTGCTTATCCAACGCGCAGGCGCCCAGCCCTCAGCCCGCCGGGTAGCTGAGACCCAGTTGCCGGGTCGCCTGCATGGGGAGGCGCAGTCGTCGGGTCGACTGAACGAGGAGACGCAGCCCTCAGCCCGTCATCGGGGGATCGTGTGACTGCCGCCGCGCCGAATCGTCGTCGCCGAGCCAGGGACCTCGGCCCACCGTGGACCGGGGCTGGGGAGAAGTCCACCCTGCTGGGGGTACTCGACTATCTCCGTGGCTCGATCGCCGGCAAGGTCGCCGACGTGCCGGAACCACAGGTTCGCGCCAGCGGGGTGCCGTCCGGGACGAACCTGCTGGGACTGATCAAGCACCTGACATTTGTCGAACGGTTCTACTTCCTCGGTGAGCCGATCGAGAACCTGACCCGCACCATGAAACCCGGCCCGAACGAGTCCGTCGACGGCTTGCTCGACGCCTACCGGCAGACGAACGCAGCGGTCAACGAGGTCATCGAAGCGTGCGAGGACCTGACGGAACCCGCACCCCGAGTACCCGGCCGTGGACTGGGGCCGACGATGCGCTGGGCGCTGGTTCACATGATCGAGGAAACCGGCCGACATGCCGGCCACGCCGACATCCTGCGCGAACAGATCGACGGCTCAACCGGCCGCTGACCGCCGATCCCCTTCCCGGCCGGACCAAGGGGCCACACCAAGGCCGGACCACGGCACACCAAGGTCCGGACCGGACCGGGCCAAGTGGTCAGACCGCCCGGGACCAGACCGCACCGTCCCGATCCGAGACCACCAACTGGCCGGATCAGAACGGTCAAACCCGGTCAGGGTCGGGGCGGGCCTGGTCGGAAGAGCCGGGTGCGGGCGGGGCTCAGACGTACCGTTCCAGGATGGAGGCCTCGGCCAACCGGGACAGGCCCTCGCGGACTCCGCGGGCTCGGGCGTCGCCGACGCCCTCGACGGCCTGCAGGTCTTCGACGGTGGCGCCCAGCAGGCGCTGCAGGCTGCCGAAGTGGTCGACCAAGCGGTCGACGATCTGGGCCGGGAGCCGCGGGACCTTGGCGAGCAGCCGGAAGCCGCGTGGTGAGACGGCCGAGTCCAGCGAATCGGAGGCGCCGGGGTAGCCGATGGCCTTGGCGACCGCGACCAGGTCGATCATCTCGGTGGCGGTGAGCAGGTCGAGTTCGACCAGCGCCTCGTCGAGGGTGCGAGCCTTGCGGCCGGTCGGCAGGTAGTCGCGGATGACCAGGGTGCGGTCGGCGTCGACACCGGCCATCAGCTCGTCGAGCTGGAGGGCGAGCAAGCGGCCGTCGGTGCCGAGCTCCACCACGTAGCCGGAGATCTCGTCGGCGATCCGGCGCACCATCTCCAGTCGCTGGACCACGGCGACGGCGTCACGGACCGTAACCAGGTCTTCGATCTCCAAGGCGGAGAGGGTGCCGGACACTTCGTCGAGGCGGAGTTTGTAGCGCTCCAGGGTGGCGAGCGCCTGGTTGGCCCGGGACAGGATGGCGGCCGAGTCGTCGAGGACGTGCCGCTGCCCGTTCACATAGAGCCCGATGATGTGCATCGACTGGCTCACCGAGATCACCGGGAAGCCGGACTGTTTCGCCACCCGCTCGGCGGTGCGGTGCCGGGTACCGGACTCCTCGGACGGGATCGACGGGTCCGGCATCAGGTGCACGGCGGCCCGCACTATTCGGGTGCCGTCGCTGGACATGACCACCGCGCCGTCCATCTTGCACAGCTCACGCAGCCGGGTCGCGGAGAACTCCACATCGAGCGGGAACCCGCCGGTGCAGATGGTCTCCACGATCGGGTCGTAACCGAGCACGATCAGCGCGCCGGTGCGGCCGCGCAGGATGCGCTCCAGACCGTCGCGCAGCGCGGTGCCGGGGGCCATCAGAGCCAGATTGGCCCGGAGCGGTTCGTTCGCACCGCCTGTCAGGGCCGGTGTCATCGCGCGATGCCCCGCTCCGTTGACGCCGGGACGTGGCGGTGAACTGGTGGCGGGCTTGGAGGCATCGCGGTCGAGCGGCACCCGGACATTCTACGGACTGTCATCCACGCCAACGAGGTATGGCTCAATGAATGCTCCGTAGCGTGATGAATCGTGACTCAGCGTCGATCAACGTGAGCTGTGCTCGGCCGCGGCGCGGGCCGCACTCTGCAATGCCGACTGCAGGTTGCCGACCTCGACGACCTGCATGCCCTTGGGCGTGCCGTCCGAACCGTCCGGCCCACACCCGGTGGGCACCAGTGCGACCTTGAAACCGAGCCGTGCCGCTTCGGCGAGCCGCCGCCCGACCGCACCCACCCGGCGGATCTCCCCGGTCAGGCCGACCTCGCCGATCGCTACCAGATGCGGTGCCATCGCCAGGTCGAGGCCACCGGACGCGACCGCCAGAGCCATCGCCAGGTCGGCCGACGGCTCGGTCAGCCGGATGCCGCCCACAGTAGCCGCGAACACCTCACGGTTGTAGAGCTTGAGCTGTTTGGTACGCCGCTCCAGCACCGCCAGCACCATGGCGAGCCGCGCGTGGTCGAGCCCGGAGACGGTGCGCCGGGGTGATCCCTGCACCTCGGCCCCGATCAGCGCCTGCACCTCGGTGACCAGCGCCCGCCGGCCCTCCATCGCCACCGTGACGCAGGTGCCCGGCACCGGCTCCTGATAGCGGGTGAGGAACAACCCGGACGGGTCGGGCAGGCTGGTGATGCCGCCCTCGTGCATCTCGAAACAGCCCACCTCGTCGGCGGCGCCGAACCGGTTCTTCACCCCACGGACCAGGCGCAACGACGAATGCTTGTCACCCTCGAAGTGGAGCACCACGTCGACCAGGTGCTCCAGCACCCGGGGCCCGGCCACCTGACCGTCCTTGGTGACGTGGCCGACCAGCACGATGGCGATGCCCCGCTCCTTGGCGATCGCGACCAGGGCGGCGGTGACCGCGCGGACCTGGGTGACACCGCCGGGAACGCCCTCGGTGCCGGGCGCGGAGACGGTCTGCACCGAGTCGAGCACCAGCAGACCGGGCCGGACCGCGTCCAGGTGACCGATCACCGTCCCCAGATCGTTCTCCGAGGCCAGGAAGAGTTTCTCGTGCAGGGCGTCGAGTCGCTCGGCGCGCAGCCGCACCTGGCTGACCGACTCCTCACCACTGACCACCAGAGAGGGGGTGCCGGCGCCGACGGCCCACTGCTGGGCCACGTCGAGCAGCAGCGTGGACTTGCCCACACCGGGCTCACCGGCGAGCAGCACCACCGCGCCGGGCACCAGGCCGCCGCCGAGAACCCGGTCGAGCTCGCTGACACCGGTCGGGATGGCCCGGGCCGGGGCCACGCTGATCTGTGCGATCGGGCGGGCCGGCTCGGCCGGCATCCGGGAGCTGACCACCCGGCCGGAGACCGGAACGGTCACCGTGGACTCGATGATCGAGCCCCACTCGCCACAGTCCGGACAGCGCCCCAGCCACTTGGGCGGCTGATGGCCACAGGCGTCACAGACGTACGAGGCCCGGGGTGCCTTGGCGGTGGAACGGGAGGTGGTCACCCCGACAAGCTAGCTCGCGGGTACGACATACCCGTTCAGTGGCCGCCCTCGGCCTCTTCGATCTCGGCCGAGCCGCGCGGCGCGGGGGTCAGCGGGGAGGCGACCGGCGCCTCCACGTTCAGCTTGGCGTCGCCGTTGCTGAACTCGAAGACCAGGGCGACGGCCATGCCCGGCTTCAGTTCCTCCTGGAGACCGAGGATCTGGAGCTGGCTGGCGTCGGTCGGCCGGAACACCGCCGAACCCTGCGGACCGATCTTGATCTGGGCGGGCTGCACCGAGGTCGCCGGCTCCGCGGGCGGAGTGCTGGCCTCGGGCTCGGCGGACGCACCCGAGGAGGGCTCGCCCGATGCCGGGGTGCCGACCTGACCGGGTGTCGTGACGGTCGCGGTGCTCACGAAGCCGACCCGGGTGCCGGTGACGACCTGGGGCCGCTCCACCGGCTGCGGGCTGATCGTGACGGTGACCGCCTCGTTGCTCTGGTTGTAGAGGTTGACCTCGAGCGGAGCATCCTCCTGCGCGTGGTAGCCCTCGACCCCGTTGTACTCCACCTGCAGGTTGCGGATGAGCACGCTGCCGTTCTCGGACTGGGCGTTGACGCCGGCGATCGGCGTGTCCAGGATGGCGGTTTCGGCGACCTGACCGGCCGAGCATCCGCCCAGAGCAAGGGCAGCGACCGTGGCGGCACCCGCGACCAGTGTGGCGCGACGGGTTCCCAGCGAGCGCATCACGATCCTCCAAATAGAGACACCAAGGTGTTAGATCAGCGTAGTGGGCGCCGATCGGCCGCGTGCGGGGACCCATCCATCAGGCCTCGGAGATCACGTCACCCGGCCGCTGACGACCAGCAGGACCACGTCGATCAGGGCGACCACGATGACCGCCCGGAAGAGCGCGACCGGCCGGCCGGCGGTGCGCCGGGCGGCGTACCAGCCCACTGGAAGGACCAAGGCGGCGGCCGCGCCCGCCGCCAGACCCGGCCAGGACGGCGGCCCGGGCGGCCCGAGGACCAGGGTGACCGTCGCGCCCAGCAGGAGCACCGCCGCGGCCAGTTGGGATCCGGCGGAGCCGATCCGGTGTGGCAGCCCGCGCACCCCGGTGGCCGCGTCGTCGGCCAGGTCCGGCAGCACGTTGGCGAAGTGGGCGCCACCGCCGAGCAGTGCCCCGGCCAGAACCAGCCACACCGGTGGCGCCGGCCGACCGGGTAGCGCGAGCACTACGAAGGCGGGCAGGAGACCGAAACTGATCAGGTATGGCACGATCGAGAACGCGGTGTTCTTCAGCGGCCAGTCGTAGAGCAGTGCGGATCCGAGCGCCACCGAGATCGCCAGCGTGGCCGGGAGCCCCAGCGGCAGCGCGAACAGTGGCACGGCCAGCGCCGCGACCACCCCGGCCACCCCGACCGCCCGCGCCGAGATCGCGCCCGTAGTGATCGGCTTGTCCCGGCGGCCACTGGCCCGGTCCCGGTCGGCGTCCAGCCGGTCGTTGACCCAGCCGACCGCGAGCTGACTGGCCGCCACCGCCGCCGCGATCGCCGCGAGCCGCCATCCGCGATGGCCCACTCCCAGCGCGAGCAGGGTGATGGCGAGGGTGACGCCGCCGCCGGGTTCCGGATGTGACGATCTGAGCAGTGCGAGCACACGGGACATGTCTCGTAAGTGTGGCCGCCGCGGCGTTCCCGTGCCAGTCTCGATCGCATGCG from Actinoplanes derwentensis includes these protein-coding regions:
- a CDS encoding helix-turn-helix domain-containing protein, with protein sequence MGSVEEDVLAGVGSRLRALRQARGITLAELAAETNLTASTLSRLENGKLRPTLEQLLPLARAHEVPLDDLVAAPPTGDPRIHLRPVRRAGMTVVPLTRRPGGVQAYKVIYPPVGQASALAPQTHEGYEWFYVLNGRVRFVLADQEFELGPGEAAEFDTRLPHWIGSADSQPAELLTLFGPQGERAHL
- a CDS encoding DinB family protein produces the protein MTAAAPNRRRRARDLGPPWTGAGEKSTLLGVLDYLRGSIAGKVADVPEPQVRASGVPSGTNLLGLIKHLTFVERFYFLGEPIENLTRTMKPGPNESVDGLLDAYRQTNAAVNEVIEACEDLTEPAPRVPGRGLGPTMRWALVHMIEETGRHAGHADILREQIDGSTGR
- the disA gene encoding DNA integrity scanning diadenylate cyclase DisA is translated as MPLDRDASKPATSSPPRPGVNGAGHRAMTPALTGGANEPLRANLALMAPGTALRDGLERILRGRTGALIVLGYDPIVETICTGGFPLDVEFSATRLRELCKMDGAVVMSSDGTRIVRAAVHLMPDPSIPSEESGTRHRTAERVAKQSGFPVISVSQSMHIIGLYVNGQRHVLDDSAAILSRANQALATLERYKLRLDEVSGTLSALEIEDLVTVRDAVAVVQRLEMVRRIADEISGYVVELGTDGRLLALQLDELMAGVDADRTLVIRDYLPTGRKARTLDEALVELDLLTATEMIDLVAVAKAIGYPGASDSLDSAVSPRGFRLLAKVPRLPAQIVDRLVDHFGSLQRLLGATVEDLQAVEGVGDARARGVREGLSRLAEASILERYV
- the radA gene encoding DNA repair protein RadA, with protein sequence MTTSRSTAKAPRASYVCDACGHQPPKWLGRCPDCGEWGSIIESTVTVPVSGRVVSSRMPAEPARPIAQISVAPARAIPTGVSELDRVLGGGLVPGAVVLLAGEPGVGKSTLLLDVAQQWAVGAGTPSLVVSGEESVSQVRLRAERLDALHEKLFLASENDLGTVIGHLDAVRPGLLVLDSVQTVSAPGTEGVPGGVTQVRAVTAALVAIAKERGIAIVLVGHVTKDGQVAGPRVLEHLVDVVLHFEGDKHSSLRLVRGVKNRFGAADEVGCFEMHEGGITSLPDPSGLFLTRYQEPVPGTCVTVAMEGRRALVTEVQALIGAEVQGSPRRTVSGLDHARLAMVLAVLERRTKQLKLYNREVFAATVGGIRLTEPSADLAMALAVASGGLDLAMAPHLVAIGEVGLTGEIRRVGAVGRRLAEAARLGFKVALVPTGCGPDGSDGTPKGMQVVEVGNLQSALQSAARAAAEHSSR
- a CDS encoding UbiA family prenyltransferase — encoded protein: MSRVLALLRSSHPEPGGGVTLAITLLALGVGHRGWRLAAIAAAVAASQLAVGWVNDRLDADRDRASGRRDKPITTGAISARAVGVAGVVAALAVPLFALPLGLPATLAISVALGSALLYDWPLKNTAFSIVPYLISFGLLPAFVVLALPGRPAPPVWLVLAGALLGGGAHFANVLPDLADDAATGVRGLPHRIGSAGSQLAAAVLLLGATVTLVLGPPGPPSWPGLAAGAAAALVLPVGWYAARRTAGRPVALFRAVIVVALIDVVLLVVSGRVT